In Chlorobiota bacterium, the sequence CTATCAGCAGCAACGCCCCGTGCTTCGGGAGTTTTGGCAGCCCGCGCTTGCTACTCATCCCACCGCTCCAGCGGGGTGATGGTGATTTCTTGCATCACCGGCTTCTTCATGGCGGCTTGCAGTTTTTTTACGTCGTCGTAGCCGGCGCGGTCCAGCGGGTAGGTGGGCAACTGGTAGGATAGCTGCCGCGAAGTAAACGGGAAGGGGCGGAACTGAAATTGGTTCCCATCGCGGCGGTAAACGTAGCCGGCGTAGCGTTCCGGGTGGGCGGCCCCAAGCGTTGCGTTCATGCAGAATTGCAGCGAGAAAAGGTCCGCCATGCGGAGGTAGGAGTACAGCCGCTCAATGTCGTGGTGCTGCAACCCCAGCAAATCGCGCAGCGCGCCACGCCGTTTGGCAAGGCCAATAAAAAAATCTTTCCAAACCCCGGTGCGGCGGTGGATATGCTCGTGCAGGGTGTAGGCGTGGTGCGTAATCAGCAGCGCCACCAGCGGCT encodes:
- a CDS encoding DUF3891 family protein, whose translation is MILQKHKRQTTAIRQEDHAAFAGFLLEHWLDHGFPHHPNRQEIIRATHQHDNGWSLFDAKPRLDAKTKLPVDFQRITPEETVEIWNRGTEKFVETEPLVALLITHHAYTLHEHIHRRTGVWKDFFIGLAKRRGALRDLLGLQHHDIERLYSYLRMADLFSLQFCMNATLGAAHPERYAGYVYRRDGNQFQFRPFPFTSRQLSYQLPTYPLDRAGYDDVKKLQAAMKKPVMQEITITPLERWDE